In a genomic window of Oncorhynchus masou masou isolate Uvic2021 chromosome 4, UVic_Omas_1.1, whole genome shotgun sequence:
- the LOC135521124 gene encoding transmembrane protein 121-like has translation MVPPPPTNKPHVCLSAILIMGSMALMDAYLVEQNQGPRKIGVCIMVLVGDICFLLVLRYVAVWVGSEVRTSKRGYTMILWFFYVFVLEIKVYFVYQNYKAEDGKRASLDGWTGGGVDGVARKALTLLLSICVPVVYITLVAIDHMEYVRPQKKKEEIRCRLFWVVVDLLDVLDVQANLWEPQRRGLPLWVEGLMFFYCYILLLVLPCVSLSEISMQGVNIVPHKMMLYPILSLVTINIITLFIRGGNMVFYRDSRVSGILMGKNVIAIFLKTCSFVQYRRHLGEVPSPALGVEMQKNCVVHGPKVTMPVPMPMPMPPQVVIQDFTKFPEEMVCVSDTEVEQT, from the coding sequence ATGGTGCCACCACCGCCCACCAACAAGCCTCATGTGTGCTTGTCGGCCATCTTGATCATGGGTAGCATGGCGCTGATGGACGCCTACCTGGTGGAGCAGAACCAGGGGCCTAGGAAGATTGGTGTGTGCATCATGGTCCTTGTGGGGGACATCTGCTTCCTCCTCGTCCTACGCTACGTGGCTGTGTGGGTGGGTTCCGAGGTGCGGACCTCCAAGCGTGGCTACACCATGATCCTATGGTTCTTCTATGTCTTCGTCCTGGAGATCAAGGTCTACTTTGTCTACCAGAACTACAAGGCCGAGGACGGGAAGAGGGCAAGTTTGGACGGTTGGACTGGCGGCGGCGTGGACGGGGTGGCACGGAAGGCGCTGACATTGCTTCTGTCCATCTGCGTGCCCGTCGTCTACATCACGTTGGTGGCCATCGACCACATGGAGTACGTGCGGccacagaagaagaaggaggagatcCGGTGTCGACTCTTCTGGGTGGTGGTGGACTTGCTCGACGTCCTGGACGTGCAGGCCAACCTATGGGAGCCTCAGAGGAGAGGGCTCCCCCTATGGGTGGAGGGACTCATGTTCTTCTACTGCTACAtcctgctgctggtgctgccgTGCGTGTCGCTGAGCGAGATCAGCATGCAAGGGGTGAACATTGTGCCCCATAAGATGATGCTCTACCCGATTCTCAGCCTGGTGACTATTAACATTATCACTCTCTTCATTCGAGGCGGGAACATGGTTTTCTATAGGGactccagggtgtctgggatacTGATGGGTAAAAATGTGATCGCCATTTTTCTTAAGACGTGCAGTTTCGTCCAGTATCGGAGGCATCTCGGTGAGGTCCCGTCTCCCGCTCTTGGGGTAGAGATGCAGAAGAACTGCGTTGTCCACGGCCCGAAAGTGACTATGCCTGTGCCCATGCCGATGCCCATGCCACCCCAAGTAGTGATTCAAGACTTCACAAAGTTTCCtgaagagatggtgtgtgtgagtgacacaGAGGTTGAGCAAACGTGA